One Acidobacteriaceae bacterium genomic region harbors:
- the murC gene encoding UDP-N-acetylmuramate--L-alanine ligase, which translates to MFAPSQRVHFIGIGGIGMSGIAEILLTMGYAVSGSDLKASAVTERLQKMGATIYVGHAAENARACDVVVTSSAVAKDNPEVLEARARKTPVIPRAEMLAELMRLKYGIAVAGMHGKTTTTSMIASVLAGGGLDPTVVVGGRVDAMGSNARLGRSQYLVAEADESDRSFLKLSPVLAVVTNLDREHMDAYRDMEDVEAAFVEFIDKLPFYGAVTACTDDARLKGILPRVTRKVYTYGVSDRVDFGLRVREAQPGCHATFEVSAQGLLLGPFDLNVPGRHNLLNATAAVAIGVQLGIAPEQIAESLRGFRGVDRRFQIKGKVRGVTVVDDYGHHPTEIKATLQAARECGYNRVLVLFQPHRYTRTRDLMDEFAGAFGDADTVEVLDIYAASEQPIPGVTGEALAKAIRGATVEYAASVDEAVERLAAQADEGDLIMTLGAGSVSQAGSVVLKRLEAADS; encoded by the coding sequence ATGTTTGCGCCGTCGCAGAGGGTGCACTTTATCGGGATTGGGGGGATTGGGATGAGTGGGATCGCGGAGATCCTGCTGACGATGGGGTATGCAGTTTCGGGGTCGGATTTGAAAGCCAGTGCCGTGACGGAGCGTCTGCAGAAAATGGGGGCGACGATCTACGTGGGGCATGCGGCGGAGAACGCCCGCGCGTGCGATGTGGTGGTGACGAGCTCTGCTGTGGCGAAGGACAACCCGGAGGTACTGGAGGCACGGGCGCGGAAGACGCCGGTGATTCCGCGGGCGGAGATGCTGGCGGAGTTGATGCGGCTGAAGTACGGGATCGCTGTGGCGGGGATGCACGGGAAGACGACGACGACGAGCATGATTGCGTCGGTGCTGGCGGGCGGAGGACTGGACCCGACGGTGGTGGTGGGCGGGCGCGTTGATGCGATGGGGTCGAATGCGCGGCTGGGGCGTTCGCAGTATTTGGTGGCAGAGGCGGATGAGAGTGATCGGAGCTTTTTGAAGCTGAGTCCGGTGCTGGCGGTGGTGACGAATCTGGATCGCGAGCACATGGATGCCTATCGCGATATGGAGGATGTGGAGGCGGCGTTTGTGGAGTTTATCGACAAGCTGCCATTTTATGGAGCGGTGACGGCGTGCACGGATGATGCGCGGCTGAAGGGGATTCTGCCGCGGGTGACGCGAAAGGTTTACACGTATGGCGTAAGTGACCGAGTTGATTTTGGGTTGCGCGTGCGTGAGGCGCAGCCGGGATGTCATGCGACGTTTGAGGTGAGTGCGCAGGGGTTGTTGCTGGGTCCTTTTGATTTGAATGTGCCGGGAAGGCACAACCTGCTGAACGCGACGGCGGCGGTGGCGATCGGGGTGCAGTTGGGGATTGCGCCGGAGCAGATTGCGGAGTCGCTGCGTGGGTTCAGGGGCGTGGATCGCAGATTTCAGATCAAGGGCAAGGTGCGCGGAGTGACGGTGGTGGATGATTATGGGCATCATCCGACGGAGATTAAGGCGACGCTGCAGGCGGCGAGGGAGTGTGGATACAACCGCGTGCTGGTTCTGTTTCAGCCGCACCGGTATACGCGGACGCGGGACTTGATGGACGAGTTTGCGGGTGCGTTTGGAGATGCGGACACCGTGGAGGTGCTGGATATCTATGCGGCGAGCGAGCAACCGATTCCGGGGGTGACGGGCGAGGCGTTGGCCAAGGCAATTCGCGGGGCGACAGTGGAGTATGCGGCGAGTGTGGATGAGGCGGTGGAGCGGTTGGCGGCCCAGGCAGACGAAGGCGATTTGATTATGACGCTGGGGGCGGGAAGTGTGTCGCAGGCCGGGTCGGTGGTCCTGAAGAGGCTGGAAGCCGCCGACAGTTAG